Proteins from a single region of Fibrobacter sp. UWH6:
- a CDS encoding aminotransferase class V-fold PLP-dependent enzyme, with protein MIDVKFDAEKIRSEFPMLVAGDKEAKPLAFLDSTATTQKPACVIDVMNDFYREHYSSVKRGVYRLSARTTEAYEATRKNIAKFINAKSENEIVFTRGTTESINLVAWSYGRKFFNESDEVLISGLEHHANIVSWQIVAEMKGAKIKVIPVKDDGDLDLGKLPELLTEKVKMVAVTHVSNAVGTVNPIKEIIKTVRSNAPQAKILIDCAQSSSHLKIDVQELDCDFIAFSGHKMYGPTGIGVLYGKYDVLDSMPPWHGGGEMIKNVTFEKTTYADVPERFEAGTPAIAEVLGLGKAVEWIQEIGLDNIREHEEKIVAYALEQLATIPQIKVLGNPKNRGALISVTLDGIAVSDAAMILDEENVAVRSGHHCAQPVMDRFGVDATLRLSFGVYTLERDVDRFIAGIKRVIRLFA; from the coding sequence ATGATTGATGTAAAGTTTGATGCAGAAAAAATCCGTAGCGAATTTCCCATGCTCGTGGCAGGTGACAAGGAAGCTAAACCCCTGGCATTCCTGGATAGCACCGCCACCACCCAGAAGCCCGCATGCGTTATCGATGTCATGAACGACTTCTACCGAGAACACTACAGCTCCGTAAAGCGCGGCGTCTACCGTTTGAGCGCACGCACTACCGAGGCCTACGAAGCCACCCGCAAGAACATCGCCAAGTTTATAAACGCCAAGAGCGAAAACGAAATCGTCTTTACCCGCGGCACCACCGAAAGCATCAATCTGGTGGCCTGGAGTTACGGACGCAAGTTCTTTAACGAAAGCGATGAAGTTCTCATTAGCGGATTGGAACATCACGCAAACATCGTCAGCTGGCAAATCGTTGCCGAAATGAAGGGTGCAAAAATCAAGGTCATCCCGGTAAAGGACGATGGAGATTTGGATTTGGGTAAGCTACCGGAACTGCTAACCGAAAAAGTAAAGATGGTGGCCGTAACCCATGTAAGCAATGCCGTGGGCACGGTAAATCCCATCAAGGAAATTATTAAGACCGTCCGCAGCAACGCTCCCCAGGCAAAGATTTTGATTGACTGTGCACAGAGTTCTTCCCACCTAAAGATTGACGTGCAGGAATTGGACTGCGACTTCATCGCTTTTAGCGGACACAAGATGTACGGACCCACAGGAATCGGCGTTCTTTACGGTAAGTACGACGTGTTAGATTCTATGCCACCTTGGCACGGCGGTGGAGAAATGATCAAGAACGTCACCTTCGAAAAGACCACTTACGCAGATGTCCCTGAACGTTTTGAAGCAGGCACTCCCGCCATCGCCGAAGTCCTTGGTTTGGGCAAGGCTGTAGAATGGATTCAGGAAATTGGGCTGGACAATATCCGCGAACATGAAGAAAAGATTGTTGCATACGCTCTTGAGCAATTGGCAACCATCCCGCAGATCAAGGTGCTCGGCAACCCCAAGAATCGCGGAGCTTTAATCAGCGTAACTCTAGACGGAATCGCCGTCAGCGACGCCGCCATGATTCTCGATGAAGAGAACGTCGCTGTGCGCAGCGGCCACCACTGCGCTCAACCGGTCATGGACCGGTTCGGCGTGGATGCCACCCTCCGACTTTCCTTTGGCGTTTACACTCTAGAACGAGACGTAGACAGGTTCATCGCAGGAATTAAACGAGTCATTAGACTGTTCGCTTAA
- a CDS encoding carbohydrate binding domain-containing protein: MRMKAHCIQLAFVAIVCAKAFAVNFPYSEWNLANYEGAYATFSDGLVSVADGGSDYWNVQLTRRNVELQAGKTYELKFFLQGVGARRYTEIRIGRDGFPYDAFADFGEVVASVNGREITKTFKMNSGNVSNARLEFNFGKSSGLVYFSNVSLNCLDCGAVPVVSVDPSGKFSSATALNYVVVAEEVDLRDASMALGNIFGTKLELGVESVVYGDVDASRECFLRDRSRVDGNLRYVVPCTEQKNVVAKSMSLARVEKPIVGLPEVGYGVAPVSVGLDETISLPPGKYGVFYANARAKVRLSSGVYSFQKIFIEPDVEMNFDLSSGPISISVATDVRFGDRNHLDVSGGNPSEISWNIAGSTVDFGTDGKYFGKFIAPAAYVRIPSRSHLVGGVYAAKFLMEPQSTVSQEPRANEISHSEEHFGPFFNPGIFRYKSVLPVTASSVEMFVYVENASYKINGAKNTIVALPSSNGTVKISVARDLISGFPAEAFRSSYVFDFSKSANYRIFWNPQTSCKQGCDGASLATAVDDFEKAVAIAQATGREINLPKGLWDVSQNFSEGVVPWKVGFELVGYTESIWNLGSANNLPIIFLGENTHIQIEGKSPRSFTGFMIGNGSNEENGGAIASNAQSLKLKNILFSGSKSNKNGGAIYSSGDVNIENIHIKNNYAKENGGAIYVDGTLNAKNVVMNNNFVGGNGGAIYSSGEAKAQNVILCQNLSDKDGGAWYAAGGSVKMSNGTVFGNTGKQGHAAIGGNATGEVYNSIFWKNIDATCSVEKCKKELSSSISVHHSITETVYNGTGNIVKDPLFFNESTPAGDKDFMDMTAGLTLQDASPAIGAGIKDDFVLDADILNFERVEKIDVGAYMWYDLNSDYVSGQFIRGYFKPAFKQYPVFSKLGDKYDIFEKGNGRYARVLRKKVPVSRVKDISKLVIEFTLIAADGSPYKINPIRIPFFKSDEKDGFAYFQTIVKDPASLGYSPENHGRMLIYTSDYGKVGEYGDVQVVPLLNQGDILKGKVVEW, from the coding sequence ATGAGAATGAAGGCGCACTGTATACAGCTTGCATTTGTGGCCATAGTTTGTGCAAAAGCATTTGCAGTCAATTTCCCGTATTCAGAATGGAACTTGGCAAACTATGAAGGTGCGTATGCCACGTTTAGTGACGGACTTGTGTCTGTTGCGGATGGAGGTTCTGACTATTGGAATGTTCAATTGACTCGCAGGAATGTTGAACTTCAGGCAGGAAAAACCTATGAGCTGAAGTTCTTCTTGCAGGGCGTGGGAGCTCGTCGTTATACGGAGATCCGCATTGGCCGAGACGGCTTCCCTTATGATGCATTTGCTGATTTCGGTGAAGTTGTCGCTAGCGTGAATGGTCGTGAAATCACCAAGACCTTCAAAATGAATTCCGGCAATGTCAGCAACGCTCGCCTAGAATTCAATTTTGGCAAGAGTTCCGGGCTGGTTTATTTCTCGAACGTCAGCCTGAATTGCCTTGATTGTGGCGCCGTCCCCGTAGTCTCTGTTGATCCCAGTGGTAAATTTTCCTCTGCGACCGCCTTGAATTACGTTGTCGTTGCTGAAGAGGTTGATCTTCGAGACGCGTCCATGGCCTTGGGCAATATCTTTGGGACTAAACTTGAACTTGGCGTAGAATCGGTTGTTTACGGCGATGTTGATGCATCAAGAGAATGTTTCTTGCGCGACCGTTCCCGGGTTGATGGAAATTTGCGCTATGTGGTTCCGTGTACAGAACAGAAGAATGTCGTTGCAAAGAGCATGAGCTTGGCAAGGGTAGAGAAGCCTATTGTTGGCCTGCCTGAAGTTGGCTATGGTGTGGCTCCGGTATCCGTTGGTCTGGACGAAACAATATCACTCCCTCCAGGTAAATACGGGGTGTTTTACGCCAATGCCCGGGCAAAGGTGCGCCTTTCTTCAGGCGTTTATTCCTTCCAAAAGATTTTTATCGAGCCGGATGTCGAAATGAATTTTGATCTGAGCTCTGGACCGATTTCCATCTCCGTTGCTACGGATGTTCGTTTTGGTGACCGAAACCATCTTGACGTTTCTGGTGGCAATCCGAGCGAAATTTCTTGGAATATTGCTGGATCTACCGTTGATTTTGGTACTGATGGCAAGTATTTCGGAAAATTTATTGCTCCTGCTGCTTATGTGCGTATTCCGTCCAGATCTCACCTTGTTGGCGGCGTTTATGCTGCAAAGTTCCTGATGGAGCCGCAGTCTACGGTTTCTCAGGAACCGCGTGCAAATGAAATTTCCCATAGTGAAGAACACTTTGGTCCTTTCTTCAATCCGGGAATCTTCCGTTACAAATCAGTATTGCCGGTAACAGCATCTTCTGTCGAAATGTTTGTGTATGTTGAAAATGCTTCGTATAAGATTAATGGAGCAAAGAATACAATCGTAGCCCTTCCATCTTCAAACGGGACGGTGAAAATTTCTGTGGCAAGAGATTTGATTTCTGGATTCCCTGCGGAGGCTTTCAGAAGTAGTTACGTTTTTGACTTTTCGAAGAGTGCTAACTATAGGATTTTCTGGAATCCTCAAACTTCGTGTAAGCAAGGCTGCGATGGAGCAAGTCTTGCAACCGCAGTGGATGATTTTGAAAAAGCCGTGGCTATCGCTCAAGCTACCGGTCGAGAAATCAACTTGCCCAAGGGATTATGGGACGTATCCCAAAATTTCAGCGAAGGAGTTGTTCCCTGGAAGGTCGGATTTGAACTTGTAGGATACACCGAAAGTATCTGGAATCTTGGCTCAGCAAATAATTTGCCGATAATTTTCTTGGGAGAAAATACTCATATTCAGATTGAGGGTAAATCCCCGCGATCTTTCACCGGCTTTATGATCGGGAATGGCTCCAACGAAGAAAACGGCGGTGCTATAGCGTCCAATGCTCAAAGTTTGAAACTGAAGAATATTTTGTTCTCGGGCAGCAAATCAAATAAAAATGGAGGTGCAATTTACTCTTCCGGCGACGTCAATATTGAAAACATCCACATTAAGAATAATTATGCAAAGGAAAATGGTGGTGCGATTTATGTTGATGGAACTCTGAATGCAAAAAACGTGGTCATGAATAATAACTTTGTTGGAGGGAATGGAGGTGCAATTTACTCTTCCGGCGAGGCTAAGGCACAGAACGTTATATTGTGCCAGAACTTATCCGATAAGGATGGTGGTGCATGGTACGCTGCCGGAGGCTCCGTAAAAATGAGCAATGGAACTGTATTTGGGAATACAGGAAAACAGGGCCATGCAGCAATAGGCGGCAACGCTACTGGTGAAGTGTACAATTCGATTTTCTGGAAAAATATCGATGCAACTTGTTCCGTCGAAAAGTGCAAGAAGGAACTAAGCTCTTCGATTTCCGTTCATCACTCCATTACGGAGACCGTTTATAACGGCACAGGCAATATTGTAAAGGATCCTCTGTTCTTTAACGAAAGCACCCCTGCAGGGGACAAGGACTTTATGGATATGACTGCAGGATTGACTCTACAGGACGCTTCTCCCGCAATAGGGGCTGGCATCAAGGATGACTTTGTTTTGGATGCGGACATTCTGAATTTTGAAAGAGTAGAAAAAATTGATGTTGGCGCGTATATGTGGTATGATTTGAATTCGGATTATGTTTCGGGGCAATTCATAAGAGGCTATTTCAAACCAGCCTTTAAGCAATATCCGGTTTTTTCAAAATTAGGCGATAAGTACGATATTTTTGAAAAGGGTAACGGAAGATATGCAAGAGTTTTGAGAAAAAAAGTACCTGTTTCTCGAGTCAAGGACATTTCAAAATTGGTTATAGAATTTACGTTGATTGCTGCAGATGGTTCTCCATACAAAATTAATCCAATACGAATCCCTTTTTTCAAAAGCGATGAAAAAGATGGCTTCGCATACTTCCAGACAATCGTAAAAGACCCTGCAAGTCTTGGTTATTCACCAGAGAATCATGGAAGAATGTTGATTTATACGTCTGATTATGGTAAGGTGGGTGAATATGGGGACGTTCAGGTCGTTCCTCTGTTGAATCAAGGCGATATATTGAAAGGAAAGGTTGTAGAATGGTAG
- a CDS encoding SUMF1/EgtB/PvdO family nonheme iron enzyme, whose product MKYVLIILLSLITSNLFAAEKCIFDALGNCKKNEQPNESVKKIVRENGTKKYYVSPYTYAETNQKKEYQKIAPRKSVGKKNWYEVDWNQGVKLCPQKDQRGRVKDGIWKVRGSFHVDSMNCAFIEGSPYTRSILALFAQDTNDLAQADSSWILVNQTIVELTGKNYKVWKSEVWDRHRRSASKFIEVSLNQDLIVDKTELRVKDVLWLKNGRSRIRFKATNIYYPDQDPLNILDYPAPSDMDMLEYSYWRSQEDGLVDVYNTVPVESVDTSKILYARSRSDFFVKVFDSTANGYRLPFEYEWSVLQNGGKSTVFFWGDDADEKELSKYMDIKRGVGQELWGVYPVKQFKPNPFGLYDVYGNAEEVYMYAGSHGIAWGYTCEGYDTMNMDIGPSCDFINKYRSRVRGTKDTWVPVGQSGYRLVRKLE is encoded by the coding sequence ATGAAATATGTTTTGATTATACTCTTGTCGTTAATTACGTCAAATTTATTTGCAGCCGAAAAATGCATTTTTGATGCATTGGGAAATTGTAAAAAAAATGAGCAACCCAACGAATCAGTAAAAAAAATAGTTCGCGAAAATGGAACAAAGAAGTATTACGTTTCTCCCTATACATATGCAGAAACAAACCAAAAGAAAGAATATCAAAAAATAGCACCTCGTAAGTCTGTAGGAAAAAAAAACTGGTATGAGGTTGACTGGAATCAGGGGGTAAAACTTTGCCCACAGAAAGATCAAAGGGGGCGTGTGAAAGACGGAATATGGAAAGTACGAGGTTCGTTCCATGTAGATTCCATGAATTGCGCTTTCATTGAAGGATCTCCTTACACCCGCAGCATCCTCGCCTTGTTCGCCCAGGACACAAATGACTTGGCCCAGGCTGATTCAAGTTGGATTTTGGTGAATCAAACTATAGTGGAATTGACAGGAAAAAATTACAAAGTTTGGAAAAGTGAAGTTTGGGATAGGCATCGCAGAAGTGCAAGTAAATTCATTGAGGTTTCGTTGAATCAAGATTTGATTGTCGATAAAACTGAACTTCGTGTAAAAGATGTCTTGTGGCTGAAGAATGGCCGATCCAGAATTCGGTTTAAAGCGACCAACATTTACTATCCTGATCAAGACCCACTTAACATACTGGATTATCCGGCTCCGTCTGATATGGATATGTTGGAATATTCCTATTGGCGGTCTCAGGAAGACGGACTGGTCGACGTTTATAATACGGTTCCTGTAGAATCCGTAGACACCTCGAAAATCCTTTACGCAAGGAGCCGTAGCGATTTCTTCGTTAAAGTTTTTGATTCTACTGCCAATGGATATAGACTTCCCTTTGAATACGAATGGAGTGTCTTGCAAAATGGCGGAAAATCTACTGTTTTCTTTTGGGGCGATGATGCTGACGAAAAAGAATTGTCAAAGTATATGGACATAAAGCGAGGCGTTGGTCAAGAATTATGGGGTGTTTATCCTGTAAAACAGTTTAAACCCAACCCCTTCGGCTTGTACGATGTCTACGGGAATGCTGAAGAAGTTTACATGTATGCTGGCTCTCATGGGATTGCGTGGGGATACACTTGCGAAGGCTACGATACCATGAACATGGATATCGGACCATCCTGTGATTTTATAAACAAGTACAGAAGTAGAGTTCGAGGAACCAAGGACACATGGGTGCCTGTCGGTCAAAGCGGCTATCGTCTGGTCCGTAAGCTAGAATAA
- a CDS encoding bifunctional UDP-sugar hydrolase/5'-nucleotidase, whose product MKAISKMTLLLVWVISFALFGCTSQPPEKNIVIIYDNDVHCAVDGYVKLSGIRDAVADTAYVFTVSSGDFLQGGAFCSISKGTFSVDLMNAVGYDVVTLGNHEFDFSVDRLMKLSRDVKADIVNVNFSKVGSTTPVFKPYVIRNAGSRKIAFVGVLTPETLVSESYAFYDDDGKLLYHFHENEIYNLVQNAVNEARKEGADYVVVLSHLGELPPLNSKVTSISLIENTDGIDAVLDGHMHSVVEEMWVVNAKGDSVLLSQTGTQFSHIGKLDIGRNGRFHSTLISVDSSVLENRKVKAVVDSLSQLKANLFERKLSLAPFELTINKGGERFVRKGETNLGDLVADAYRTATGAQIGLANGGGIRRGIAQGAVTYHSILDASPFFNDICKIEATGRQIVEALEQGSKNYPEEFGGFLQVSGLRYEINSSSKMKVGDVQIEDESGNFAPIELERLYTVGTSSYVAKKGTEITAFKTSKILIGNVATDTDVLADYVKKFGDSIPDLYRKSQGRIRIR is encoded by the coding sequence ATGAAAGCCATCTCAAAAATGACGTTGCTGCTGGTTTGGGTGATTTCTTTTGCACTGTTCGGTTGTACTTCACAGCCCCCCGAAAAAAACATTGTCATTATTTACGATAACGATGTCCACTGCGCTGTAGATGGCTATGTGAAATTGTCTGGCATTCGTGATGCTGTTGCTGATACGGCTTATGTGTTTACGGTTTCGTCGGGTGATTTTTTGCAGGGCGGAGCCTTTTGTTCCATATCTAAGGGAACCTTTTCCGTAGATTTAATGAACGCTGTGGGTTATGATGTGGTGACTCTTGGCAATCATGAATTTGATTTTTCTGTTGATCGTTTGATGAAATTGAGTAGAGATGTGAAGGCGGACATTGTCAATGTGAATTTTTCAAAAGTCGGTTCCACTACGCCTGTTTTTAAACCTTATGTAATAAGGAACGCTGGTTCCAGGAAAATAGCTTTCGTGGGGGTGCTTACCCCTGAAACATTGGTCTCGGAATCATACGCGTTTTATGATGATGACGGAAAACTTCTTTATCATTTTCATGAAAATGAAATCTACAATCTTGTTCAAAATGCTGTGAATGAGGCTCGAAAGGAAGGCGCTGACTATGTTGTTGTTCTTTCTCACTTAGGAGAGCTGCCCCCTCTAAATTCTAAGGTAACTTCTATATCCCTCATTGAAAATACGGACGGAATCGATGCCGTGTTGGATGGCCACATGCATTCTGTCGTTGAAGAAATGTGGGTGGTTAACGCTAAGGGCGATTCCGTATTGCTAAGTCAGACTGGAACGCAATTTTCGCATATTGGTAAACTGGACATAGGTCGTAATGGTCGCTTTCATTCAACCTTGATTTCTGTAGATAGTTCCGTTTTAGAAAACCGCAAAGTGAAGGCTGTTGTAGATAGTTTGAGTCAATTGAAAGCAAACCTATTTGAAAGAAAATTGTCTCTGGCTCCATTTGAATTGACCATCAACAAGGGTGGGGAACGTTTTGTTCGGAAAGGCGAAACCAATTTGGGAGATTTAGTTGCCGATGCTTACCGAACTGCAACTGGTGCGCAGATTGGCCTTGCTAATGGAGGCGGTATCCGCCGGGGGATTGCGCAGGGGGCGGTTACTTACCACAGCATTCTTGATGCGTCTCCTTTTTTCAATGATATTTGTAAGATTGAAGCTACAGGACGTCAGATTGTGGAGGCCCTGGAGCAGGGGTCAAAAAATTATCCTGAAGAATTTGGTGGATTTTTGCAGGTGTCAGGCCTTCGTTACGAAATAAATTCTTCTTCTAAAATGAAGGTGGGGGATGTTCAGATTGAAGATGAATCCGGCAACTTTGCGCCCATAGAATTAGAACGCCTCTATACGGTAGGAACATCTTCTTATGTAGCCAAGAAGGGGACTGAGATTACTGCCTTCAAGACCAGTAAGATTCTCATAGGCAATGTCGCGACTGATACAGATGTTCTTGCGGATTATGTCAAGAAATTTGGGGATTCCATCCCTGACCTATATCGTAAATCCCAGGGAAGAATCAGAATTAGATAA
- a CDS encoding glutamine synthetase III, with amino-acid sequence MSTYRKNTIDEIAKAKTAPVKPAETVNVDYYGEDVFNANAMKVYLPKDICKKLLATIEQGAPLDPNIAGEVAHAMKKWAMDRGATHFTHWFQPLTGSTAEKHDSFLEPDGLGGCDAIMVFSGKNLIVGEPDASSFPSGGIRSTFEARGYTAWDPTSPAFIKRHGNGATLCIPTAFCSYTGEALDKKTPLLRSLQALSKSTERLMSCFKAGKKKTTVTLGAEQEYFLIDKRFYLQRPDLYQAGRTLFGAVPAKHQQMDDHYFGSIPARILNFMNEVEMELWKLGIPAKTRHNEVAPAQFELAPMFEEVNLACDHNMQVMEVLRNVADKNGLVCLLHEKPFAGVNGSGKHNNWSVSYGNANLLNPGTNPHENAVFLTTLCAVIYAVDSHADLLRMTTAGAGNDHRLGANEAPPAIVSMYLGDQLMDVIEQLEQGAPKSSKQAGAMKLGSDSLPPLPRDATDRNRTSTFAFTGNKFEFRAPGSSQSCSEPNVVLNTIVAEAFDMIAEQLEKLDDKNFHTGLQKILQKIVKEHKRVIFNGNGYTDEWIAEAERRGLPNIRTSLEALKALKNEANIALFEKYGVMNRVEMESRYEVNVEDYHKRVRIEGEICRDMAKNIILPKVVEAYSCALKTNEMALNQGFPGVDVYVKSLGEGCRDLTAAISKIEIALAGEHEGILAAMAETRKIVDALEKVVSDEMWPLPKYREMMFIY; translated from the coding sequence ATGAGCACCTATAGAAAGAATACCATCGACGAAATCGCCAAGGCAAAGACCGCTCCGGTGAAGCCTGCCGAAACCGTCAATGTGGATTACTACGGTGAAGACGTTTTCAACGCCAACGCCATGAAGGTTTACCTGCCCAAGGATATCTGCAAGAAGTTGCTTGCAACCATCGAACAGGGTGCTCCCCTTGATCCGAACATCGCCGGCGAAGTTGCCCATGCCATGAAGAAGTGGGCCATGGATCGCGGCGCTACTCATTTTACTCACTGGTTCCAGCCCCTTACCGGCTCCACCGCCGAAAAGCACGATTCCTTCCTGGAACCGGATGGCCTCGGTGGCTGCGATGCTATCATGGTCTTTAGCGGCAAGAACCTGATCGTGGGCGAACCGGATGCTTCCTCTTTCCCCAGCGGCGGTATCCGTTCCACTTTCGAAGCTCGTGGCTATACTGCATGGGATCCCACTAGCCCCGCTTTCATCAAGCGTCACGGTAACGGAGCCACCCTCTGCATTCCTACTGCATTCTGCTCTTACACGGGCGAAGCTCTGGACAAGAAGACTCCGCTGCTCCGCTCCCTGCAGGCTCTTTCCAAGTCTACCGAACGCCTCATGAGCTGCTTCAAGGCTGGTAAGAAGAAGACCACTGTTACTCTCGGTGCTGAACAGGAATACTTCCTCATCGACAAGCGTTTTTACCTGCAGCGCCCGGACCTGTACCAGGCTGGCCGCACTCTGTTCGGTGCTGTTCCTGCAAAGCATCAGCAGATGGACGACCACTACTTTGGTTCGATTCCCGCCCGCATTCTAAACTTCATGAACGAAGTTGAAATGGAATTGTGGAAGCTAGGCATTCCCGCAAAGACCCGCCACAACGAAGTGGCTCCCGCACAGTTTGAATTGGCTCCCATGTTCGAAGAAGTGAACCTGGCTTGCGACCACAACATGCAAGTGATGGAAGTGCTTCGCAATGTGGCCGACAAGAACGGCTTGGTTTGCCTCCTTCACGAAAAGCCTTTCGCTGGCGTGAACGGTTCAGGCAAGCACAACAACTGGAGTGTTTCATACGGTAACGCGAACCTGCTGAATCCGGGTACCAACCCTCACGAAAATGCAGTGTTCCTGACCACTCTTTGCGCAGTGATCTACGCTGTGGATTCTCACGCTGACTTGCTCCGCATGACTACTGCAGGCGCTGGTAATGATCACCGCCTCGGTGCTAACGAAGCACCTCCAGCCATTGTCTCCATGTACTTGGGCGATCAGCTCATGGACGTGATTGAACAGTTGGAACAGGGTGCTCCCAAGTCCAGTAAGCAGGCCGGTGCCATGAAACTTGGTTCCGACAGCTTGCCGCCGTTGCCCCGCGACGCTACGGACCGTAACCGTACCAGTACATTCGCCTTCACCGGCAACAAGTTTGAATTCCGCGCACCGGGTTCTAGCCAGAGCTGCTCCGAACCTAACGTTGTGCTGAACACCATTGTTGCTGAAGCTTTCGACATGATTGCCGAACAGCTGGAAAAGTTGGATGACAAGAATTTCCACACCGGTCTCCAGAAGATTCTGCAGAAGATCGTGAAGGAACACAAGCGTGTCATCTTCAACGGTAACGGCTATACCGACGAATGGATTGCCGAAGCAGAACGCCGCGGCCTTCCCAACATCCGCACTTCTCTGGAAGCGTTGAAAGCTCTGAAGAACGAAGCCAACATTGCCCTCTTTGAAAAGTATGGTGTCATGAACCGCGTGGAAATGGAATCCCGTTACGAAGTGAACGTGGAAGATTACCACAAGCGCGTTCGCATCGAAGGTGAAATCTGCCGCGACATGGCCAAGAATATTATCTTGCCCAAGGTGGTGGAGGCTTACTCCTGTGCCCTCAAGACTAACGAAATGGCTCTAAATCAGGGCTTCCCTGGTGTGGATGTTTACGTGAAGTCTCTGGGTGAAGGCTGCCGCGATTTGACTGCTGCAATCTCCAAGATTGAAATCGCTCTCGCCGGTGAACATGAAGGCATTCTCGCTGCCATGGCAGAAACCCGCAAGATTGTAGATGCTCTCGAAAAGGTCGTCTCCGACGAAATGTGGCCCCTGCCCAAGTACAGAGAGATGATGTTCATCTATTAA
- a CDS encoding sigma-54-dependent Fis family transcriptional regulator, which yields MDFNALKTSAFVEIADVLKTVRKRDLQLAEVQNILQKNFSVAENLHNEECNKIRDVIEGRSGELIGNTSEMREVSKQVKQIAPTIAVVLIRGNAGTGKEYVARAIHQTSDRKDGPFVTLNCDSLNDSIANNFETELFGYERGAFTGATNRHLGKAELAARGTLFLDEVGNLSPTAQKKLLQFIQGQSFSRLGSNIVQHTDVRIMASTGKNLEAMMQQGLFREDLYYRLNIFQINLPDLTQRKTDILLLADHFIAKMNLKYGKKILRLSSPAIDMLLSYHWPGNVRELENCIEHACLVTTDVAINAYDLPPTLQTDVTSGSALLPEGTASLETLLDSYEKEIITEALRRNKGNMSAAGRDLDISPRVMHYKINRLGIEIDKG from the coding sequence GTGGATTTTAACGCGCTAAAGACATCAGCTTTTGTCGAAATAGCGGACGTTCTCAAGACCGTCCGTAAGCGCGATTTGCAACTTGCAGAAGTCCAAAACATCCTTCAAAAGAATTTTAGCGTCGCAGAAAACCTCCACAACGAGGAATGCAATAAAATCCGTGACGTCATAGAAGGTAGATCCGGTGAACTCATTGGAAACACCAGCGAAATGCGCGAAGTTTCCAAGCAGGTCAAGCAAATCGCCCCCACCATCGCCGTCGTCCTCATCCGCGGAAACGCGGGCACCGGCAAGGAATACGTGGCGCGCGCCATCCATCAGACCTCCGACCGAAAGGACGGCCCCTTCGTCACCCTGAATTGCGATTCCCTGAACGATTCCATCGCCAACAACTTCGAAACGGAACTTTTCGGCTACGAACGAGGAGCCTTCACAGGCGCCACCAACCGTCATTTGGGAAAGGCAGAACTTGCCGCCCGCGGCACCCTATTCCTGGACGAAGTCGGCAACCTCTCCCCCACCGCCCAAAAGAAATTACTCCAGTTCATCCAAGGGCAAAGCTTCAGCCGCCTCGGCAGCAACATCGTCCAGCACACCGACGTCCGCATCATGGCCAGTACCGGGAAAAATTTGGAAGCCATGATGCAGCAAGGGCTGTTCCGGGAAGACCTCTATTACCGTTTAAACATCTTTCAGATTAACCTGCCCGACTTAACCCAAAGAAAAACGGACATTCTTCTTTTGGCGGACCATTTCATCGCCAAGATGAACTTGAAATACGGTAAGAAAATCCTTCGTCTGAGCTCCCCCGCCATCGACATGCTCCTGAGCTACCACTGGCCGGGCAACGTCCGCGAACTGGAAAACTGCATTGAACACGCCTGCCTCGTCACCACTGACGTGGCAATCAACGCCTACGACTTGCCACCAACACTACAAACAGACGTCACTAGCGGTTCAGCCCTTTTACCCGAAGGAACCGCCTCGCTAGAAACGCTTTTGGATTCCTACGAAAAAGAAATCATAACCGAGGCCCTCCGACGCAACAAGGGCAACATGAGCGCCGCCGGCAGAGATCTAGACATCAGCCCCCGCGTAATGCACTACAAGATAAACCGTCTTGGAATCGAAATAGACAAAGGCTAG